In Cytobacillus oceanisediminis, the following proteins share a genomic window:
- the ribD gene encoding bifunctional diaminohydroxyphosphoribosylaminopyrimidine deaminase/5-amino-6-(5-phosphoribosylamino)uracil reductase RibD produces the protein MNHQEYMKLAISLAAATKGQTSPNPQVGAVVVKNGEILGMGAHLKAGTPHAEVHAIAAAGDKAKGADIYVTLEPCSHFGRTPPCADLIINSGISRVFIASADPNPLVSGKGIERMQDAGIEVVTGLLKEEADALNEPFFHLIKTKTPYVTIKAASSFDGKTAAKTGDSKWITSPESRQDVHRLRHEHDAILTGVNTIIHDNPLLTARLPQGGKNPIRVVLDTNLRIPADANVIRDQSVKTIIFTGCEIDRSKAEEIKKYDAEVFSFPANEVPIIEVLKNLGERNIMTLFVEGGSEVHASFIKSGFFQQIILYVAPKIIGGNKAIPFIGGEGANYVKDAPVLEFTEIQRIGGDLRITAKPLREARE, from the coding sequence TTGAACCATCAGGAATATATGAAGTTAGCCATCAGCCTGGCAGCGGCCACTAAAGGCCAAACCAGTCCTAACCCGCAGGTGGGTGCGGTTGTTGTTAAAAATGGTGAAATTCTGGGGATGGGTGCTCACCTGAAAGCAGGTACTCCCCATGCTGAAGTCCATGCGATTGCTGCAGCTGGCGATAAGGCTAAAGGCGCTGATATTTATGTCACGCTTGAGCCATGCAGCCATTTTGGCAGGACTCCGCCATGCGCAGACTTAATAATTAATTCAGGAATTAGTAGGGTTTTTATTGCTTCTGCCGATCCAAATCCTCTTGTTTCCGGCAAAGGAATTGAAAGGATGCAGGATGCCGGGATTGAAGTAGTGACCGGCTTATTGAAGGAGGAAGCAGATGCCCTAAACGAACCATTTTTCCATTTAATAAAAACAAAGACACCATATGTAACCATTAAAGCAGCCTCATCGTTTGATGGGAAAACAGCTGCAAAAACCGGTGACAGCAAATGGATTACCTCTCCAGAATCCAGGCAGGATGTACATCGGCTACGGCATGAACATGACGCAATACTTACAGGTGTAAATACGATCATTCACGATAATCCCCTTTTAACCGCCAGGCTGCCCCAAGGCGGAAAAAATCCCATTCGAGTAGTATTAGATACAAATCTGAGAATTCCGGCTGACGCAAATGTCATCCGAGATCAGTCTGTAAAGACCATAATCTTTACCGGCTGCGAAATAGATCGGTCAAAGGCAGAAGAGATAAAGAAGTATGATGCTGAAGTTTTTTCTTTTCCTGCTAATGAGGTGCCGATTATAGAAGTATTAAAAAATTTAGGTGAAAGAAATATCATGACTTTATTTGTTGAAGGCGGTTCAGAGGTTCATGCTTCATTTATAAAAAGCGGTTTCTTTCAGCAGATAATCCTTTATGTGGCTCCTAAAATTATTGGAGGCAATAAGGCGATTCCATTTATTGGCGGGGAGGGTGCCAACTATGTAAAAGACGCCCCTGTACTGGAATTCACAGAAATTCAAAGGATTGGCGGAGACCTTAGAATTACCGCAAAACCGCTGAGGGAGGCCAGGGAATAA
- a CDS encoding EcsC family protein, protein MIEPREHLINELRKCEEWEKDQGDLWFWEKLGRLPFKLIDRFTPEFIQKKVGVILDELGTYIQSGGRYLSSASALKNYYPEQNIHTLQDVEALPISKMDEAAEKLSSNRKRTAALQGASTGVGGIFTLTIDIPLLLGIQLKTLQDIAICYGFDPADKNERMFIVKILQFVSSDIVGKKAILQQLSMFGSKEDGSKREVVSELQGWREVVFSYRDQIGWKKLFQMIPIAGLLFGAFINRSAVNDIAEAGIMLYRKRVIVNRLHQNRITEIKPES, encoded by the coding sequence ATGATTGAACCAAGAGAACATCTAATAAATGAATTAAGAAAATGTGAAGAATGGGAAAAAGACCAAGGTGATTTATGGTTTTGGGAGAAGCTGGGAAGACTCCCTTTTAAACTTATTGATAGATTCACACCGGAGTTCATACAAAAAAAGGTTGGAGTGATTCTTGATGAGCTTGGCACATATATTCAATCAGGAGGAAGATATTTAAGTTCAGCTTCGGCGTTAAAGAATTATTATCCTGAACAAAATATTCATACCTTACAGGATGTAGAAGCCCTGCCCATATCAAAGATGGATGAAGCCGCCGAAAAGCTAAGCTCAAACCGTAAAAGAACCGCTGCATTGCAAGGTGCTAGTACCGGGGTCGGAGGGATTTTCACCCTGACGATTGATATCCCTCTTCTCCTTGGCATTCAGCTAAAAACTCTGCAGGATATCGCGATTTGCTATGGCTTTGATCCAGCTGATAAGAATGAAAGAATGTTCATCGTAAAAATTCTGCAATTTGTTTCCAGTGACATTGTAGGAAAAAAAGCCATTCTGCAGCAGCTTTCCATGTTTGGTTCTAAAGAAGACGGATCAAAAAGGGAAGTCGTTTCAGAGCTTCAGGGATGGAGAGAAGTTGTGTTTTCTTACAGGGATCAAATTGGCTGGAAAAAACTTTTCCAAATGATCCCGATAGCCGGACTGCTGTTTGGGGCTTTCATAAATCGCTCAGCCGTAAATGACATTGCCGAAGCAGGCATTATGCTATACCGAAAAAGAGTAATCGTTAATCGTCTGCACCAGAATAGGATTACAGAAATAAAACCGGAGAGCTAA
- a CDS encoding TlpA disulfide reductase family protein: protein MKKFLLAAAVIVLLLFIVDKTILKEKGVVEQAGQMQKYDKMEDPEDLPVGLEKGNLAPDFELSDMEGNPVKLSDYRGKAVLLNFWASWCPPCRAEMPHMEKLYNKYKDENFDILAVNLTNTEKNSSDAEKFVKELGLTFTIPMDVKGEAGSDYNIMAYPTSYFIDSDGVIREKVLGALNEEYMEKEIKKLP from the coding sequence ATGAAAAAATTTCTACTCGCAGCCGCGGTTATTGTCCTTTTGCTGTTTATTGTTGACAAAACAATTCTCAAGGAAAAAGGGGTAGTAGAGCAAGCCGGACAAATGCAGAAATACGATAAAATGGAAGATCCTGAAGATTTGCCTGTTGGTCTTGAGAAAGGAAATCTTGCTCCTGATTTTGAACTGTCAGATATGGAAGGAAACCCAGTAAAACTCTCCGACTACAGGGGCAAGGCAGTGCTTTTAAATTTCTGGGCAAGCTGGTGTCCTCCTTGCCGTGCGGAAATGCCGCATATGGAGAAGCTGTATAACAAGTATAAAGATGAAAATTTCGATATTCTAGCCGTCAATCTCACAAACACAGAAAAAAATAGCAGTGACGCAGAGAAATTCGTAAAAGAGCTGGGGCTGACTTTTACAATTCCTATGGATGTAAAAGGAGAGGCGGGTTCTGACTATAATATAATGGCTTATCCTACAAGCTATTTTATTGATTCTGATGGTGTTATTAGAGAGAAAGTTTTGGGAGCTTTAAATGAAGAGTATATGGAGAAGGAGATCAAAAAGCTTCCTTAA
- a CDS encoding S8 family peptidase encodes MNIKKGIVTGTLSLALCASAVFAGSVSIGQAQTVEKSYLVVFKDEAKLPAGYTELVRKSGGQVENKLDKLGAVEVTSANPNFLNEIRKSSLVLSAGAENVIYPEAPAVDADLPLDNADLYNSLQWDIKQVTNDGASWNLPGGTGKTADGKDIVVGVIDTGIDYNHPDLKENYAYGKSFVPGYPDPMDENSHGTHVAGSIAAKGRTMGVGPDLKVAAYRVFGPTGGAETSHIAEALMTAADDNVDVVNMSLGGYDWFQNPEYATKETVADVQMFNRAIKYAIQKGVTVVGSAGNNAVDLKSPGQLSGSDNGATHRSPSSQLMIRVSAGGALKNLAFYSNYGVGKIDVMAPGGDLGPNYDPNTGAGRDNTYLALATIPGGGYGYKGGTSMAAPKVAALAGVIIAKHGKDQISPSQVKQIIQSSSEDIFKPGYDEQSGHGLINAVNALK; translated from the coding sequence ATGAATATCAAGAAGGGCATCGTAACGGGTACATTAAGTTTGGCATTATGTGCCTCAGCTGTTTTTGCGGGTTCTGTCAGCATTGGACAAGCCCAAACGGTTGAAAAGAGTTATTTAGTCGTTTTCAAAGATGAAGCAAAGCTTCCTGCAGGCTATACAGAATTAGTGAGAAAATCTGGAGGACAAGTAGAGAATAAGCTTGACAAATTAGGAGCTGTTGAGGTTACATCAGCAAATCCTAATTTTCTTAATGAAATCCGGAAGTCTTCCTTGGTATTGTCTGCTGGGGCTGAAAATGTTATTTATCCCGAAGCTCCTGCAGTAGATGCAGATCTTCCGTTAGATAATGCTGATTTATATAACAGTCTACAATGGGATATCAAACAAGTAACGAATGATGGTGCGTCATGGAATCTTCCAGGAGGAACTGGAAAGACAGCTGACGGTAAAGATATCGTTGTTGGTGTAATTGACACAGGTATTGACTATAATCATCCAGATTTAAAAGAAAATTACGCATATGGTAAATCCTTTGTTCCTGGCTATCCAGATCCAATGGATGAAAACAGCCATGGAACGCATGTTGCAGGATCCATCGCAGCGAAAGGAAGAACGATGGGTGTCGGACCTGACTTGAAGGTTGCGGCTTACCGTGTATTTGGCCCTACTGGCGGCGCAGAGACTTCCCATATCGCCGAAGCTTTAATGACGGCTGCAGACGATAATGTTGATGTTGTCAATATGTCTCTTGGAGGCTATGATTGGTTCCAGAATCCTGAATATGCAACGAAGGAAACTGTAGCGGACGTGCAAATGTTTAACAGAGCCATCAAATATGCGATTCAAAAAGGTGTTACTGTAGTTGGTTCAGCAGGCAATAACGCTGTTGATTTAAAGAGCCCGGGACAGCTGTCAGGTTCTGATAACGGTGCAACACACAGAAGCCCCAGCAGTCAATTGATGATTCGTGTATCTGCGGGAGGCGCTTTAAAGAATCTTGCTTTCTATTCCAATTACGGTGTCGGCAAAATTGATGTCATGGCACCTGGCGGAGACCTGGGACCAAACTATGATCCAAATACTGGAGCTGGCAGAGACAATACTTATTTGGCATTAGCCACAATCCCTGGCGGCGGGTATGGGTATAAAGGCGGGACTTCTATGGCTGCTCCGAAAGTTGCGGCACTGGCTGGTGTTATCATTGCAAAACATGGGAAAGACCAAATCTCTCCTTCACAAGTAAAGCAGATCATTCAATCTTCATCAGAAGATATCTTCAAGCCTGGATACGACGAACAATCTGGCCATGGGCTAATTAATGCAGTTAATGCTTTAAAATAA
- a CDS encoding patatin-like phospholipase family protein: MISEAGLVLEGGGMRGVYTAGVLEYFLEQDLCFPYVIGVSAGACNAASYLSKQKGRNRIVNVDYVTDPRYISWRNYFKSRQFFGMDFIFDEIPNKLVPYHYDEFYKNESEFVIGTTDCHTGKPVYFSKKDYGKDMLKVLKASSSLPFIAPEVDFNSRVLLDGGISDPIPIKKAQQDGFKKNIVILTRNRGYSKKPSKFTFMVKRKYPQYTGLQKALAERCRTYNETLRYVEQEEKNGTVLVIQPQEPLTVGRMERNPQKLEKLYLQGYEDARKSFERINQF; this comes from the coding sequence TTGATCAGTGAAGCGGGTCTGGTGCTTGAAGGCGGAGGAATGCGAGGAGTATACACAGCGGGGGTTCTCGAATATTTTCTTGAACAGGACCTCTGCTTTCCTTATGTAATTGGAGTTTCTGCAGGGGCTTGCAATGCAGCTTCTTACTTGTCCAAGCAAAAGGGCAGGAATAGAATTGTGAATGTGGACTATGTTACAGATCCCCGATATATCTCATGGCGGAATTACTTTAAATCCCGTCAGTTTTTCGGGATGGATTTTATTTTTGATGAAATACCGAATAAACTTGTCCCATATCACTATGATGAGTTTTATAAAAATGAGTCTGAATTTGTCATTGGAACAACAGATTGCCATACAGGTAAACCGGTGTATTTCAGTAAAAAAGATTATGGCAAAGATATGCTTAAGGTTTTAAAAGCATCCAGTTCCTTGCCTTTTATTGCTCCGGAGGTAGATTTTAATAGCCGGGTCCTCCTTGATGGCGGAATCAGCGACCCTATACCAATTAAAAAAGCCCAGCAAGATGGATTCAAAAAAAATATAGTAATCTTGACAAGAAACAGGGGATATTCCAAGAAGCCATCTAAATTTACTTTTATGGTCAAAAGGAAATATCCGCAGTACACTGGGCTTCAGAAAGCATTGGCGGAACGCTGCCGGACTTATAATGAGACCCTCCGCTATGTTGAACAGGAAGAGAAGAATGGGACAGTTCTTGTCATCCAGCCGCAGGAGCCATTAACAGTGGGACGGATGGAACGGAATCCTCAAAAACTGGAAAAGTTATATCTGCAAGGATATGAAGATGCAAGAAAATCCTTTGAGAGAATCAATCAATTTTAG
- a CDS encoding ABC transporter permease: protein MNQWLTLFKKEMLEMSRNYKWIWVPLTFILIAVKEPLTLYYMPQIIDSLGGLPEGAVIELPVPSAGEALAASLSQFNTFGVLIIVLITMGTIAGERKCGVAGLILVKPVSYARFVTSKWAGSMILIWFSYFLGYFLSWYYVGILFEFIPFSDFLQSFFVYGIWLTLIVTVVILFNTFIKSPGAIGFISIGIIVILSLLSSSLSHLLEWSPALLSAYTNAFIMGRNFPDEVLPSIIVSVFTIILSMLASIAIFKRRELA from the coding sequence ATGAACCAATGGTTAACTTTATTTAAAAAAGAAATGCTTGAAATGTCCAGAAATTACAAGTGGATCTGGGTGCCTCTTACTTTTATTTTGATAGCTGTAAAAGAGCCGCTGACATTATATTATATGCCTCAGATTATTGATTCTTTAGGCGGTCTTCCGGAAGGGGCAGTCATCGAGCTTCCTGTTCCTTCTGCAGGTGAAGCACTCGCTGCAAGTCTTAGCCAGTTCAATACGTTTGGTGTGCTTATTATTGTATTAATTACAATGGGGACTATTGCTGGGGAAAGGAAATGCGGTGTGGCGGGGCTTATACTGGTGAAGCCTGTTTCATACGCTCGGTTTGTAACTTCAAAGTGGGCTGGTTCTATGATTCTCATATGGTTCTCATATTTTTTAGGTTACTTCCTCTCCTGGTACTATGTAGGCATATTGTTTGAATTTATTCCTTTTTCGGATTTTCTCCAATCTTTCTTTGTTTATGGTATCTGGCTTACCCTTATAGTAACTGTAGTAATACTGTTCAATACTTTTATAAAATCTCCTGGTGCGATCGGATTTATCAGTATTGGCATCATAGTCATATTAAGCCTTTTGAGCAGTTCGCTTTCTCATCTGCTGGAGTGGAGTCCGGCCCTTCTGTCTGCTTATACGAATGCTTTTATTATGGGCCGGAATTTCCCGGATGAAGTATTGCCGAGTATCATTGTTTCTGTGTTTACAATTATTCTTTCCATGCTTGCATCAATTGCTATTTTTAAAAGAAGGGAACTTGCCTGA
- a CDS encoding ABC transporter ATP-binding protein, with translation MPVVSITNLKKQFQDQEVIKGLDFQLSEGKCIALLGANGAGKTTTLKMLAGLMKPDSGSIVFEGGELTDFRKLIGYLPQFPVFYEWMTGKEFLEYAGQLTGLSKAAAKDRAEELLELTGIADAKNRRIGKYSGGMKQRLGIAQAIIHRPKLVMLDEPVSALDPFGRREVLEMMDKLKKETAILFSTHILNDAEEICDEILFLHNGELVESGTMADLRAKHQQAKIDLAFKQNTPQFAEELSLLQPVSSMKLDRECASFLVEDIEYARKLFLTEIMKRNLPLVKFEISRTSLEDVFMKVVRK, from the coding sequence ATGCCGGTTGTAAGCATAACGAACCTTAAAAAGCAGTTCCAGGACCAGGAAGTAATAAAAGGTCTGGACTTCCAATTGTCTGAAGGAAAATGTATTGCCCTTCTGGGAGCAAACGGAGCAGGAAAAACAACCACACTAAAAATGCTTGCCGGCCTGATGAAGCCAGATTCCGGCTCGATCGTGTTTGAAGGGGGAGAATTAACGGATTTCCGAAAACTAATAGGCTATCTTCCTCAATTTCCCGTTTTTTATGAATGGATGACAGGTAAGGAATTTCTTGAATATGCCGGCCAGCTTACTGGACTATCGAAAGCAGCGGCCAAAGACAGAGCAGAGGAGCTTCTTGAACTTACAGGCATAGCTGATGCAAAGAATCGCCGTATAGGAAAATATTCAGGAGGCATGAAGCAGCGGCTTGGAATCGCTCAGGCTATAATCCATCGTCCGAAGCTCGTCATGCTTGATGAACCAGTTTCTGCCCTTGATCCCTTTGGACGCAGAGAAGTGCTGGAAATGATGGATAAGCTGAAAAAAGAAACTGCCATCCTGTTTTCAACACATATCTTAAATGATGCCGAAGAAATATGTGATGAAATACTATTTCTCCATAATGGTGAATTGGTTGAGTCTGGAACAATGGCAGACCTGAGAGCTAAACATCAGCAGGCAAAAATTGACTTAGCTTTTAAGCAGAATACTCCGCAATTTGCCGAAGAATTATCTCTGCTCCAGCCTGTTTCTTCAATGAAATTGGATCGAGAGTGTGCGAGTTTTTTGGTTGAGGATATAGAATATGCCAGAAAACTATTTTTAACTGAGATTATGAAACGGAACTTGCCGCTGGTTAAGTTTGAAATCAGCAGAACAAGCCTGGAGGATGTCTTCATGAAGGTGGTGCGAAAATGA
- a CDS encoding PLD nuclease N-terminal domain-containing protein: MEFIESINWAILAPIIIIQLILMTAAIIDLVKIEKPNGPKWVWALVILFINLFGPIIYFIFGRRS, translated from the coding sequence ATGGAATTTATAGAAAGCATAAACTGGGCAATCCTTGCACCAATTATCATTATTCAGCTTATTTTAATGACCGCTGCAATTATTGACCTGGTAAAAATAGAAAAACCAAATGGGCCAAAATGGGTATGGGCTCTTGTCATTTTATTTATAAACCTGTTTGGGCCAATTATTTACTTTATTTTCGGAAGGAGAAGCTGA
- a CDS encoding helix-turn-helix transcriptional regulator has product MDILREQTDEENEYTLDDITECFKKEYGPDVKLNKNSLRDDIEHLIEAKFDITINQEKEGMPKFYSHQYRLFELYELRMLIDAVASARFITKEETKQLIRKIKKLTSIHHAKKLHNEILIDSSVKSESKLVRLAINDLHEAISERRIVTFQYGRYNLNKEFVLSHNGGQYRVKPLALTWVNDFYYLIAYYFAKEEIRHYRIDRLRNVNITEEQFAYEPFDVSKYVSSTFHMYAGSEEWIKIRFHNDLINVIIDKFGRDADIRKLDENHFVLTAKAIVSDGLVKWLLNWGNQAKVLSPSSLIDQVTNEIRHMMAVYEKEMN; this is encoded by the coding sequence ATGGATATTCTGAGAGAGCAGACAGATGAAGAAAATGAATATACACTGGACGATATAACTGAATGCTTTAAAAAGGAATATGGACCGGATGTGAAATTAAACAAAAACTCACTAAGGGACGATATTGAACATCTGATTGAAGCAAAATTCGATATTACCATCAACCAGGAAAAAGAGGGAATGCCGAAGTTCTACAGCCATCAATACCGTCTATTCGAGCTTTATGAATTGCGTATGCTGATTGATGCCGTTGCTTCTGCACGCTTCATCACGAAAGAGGAGACGAAACAGCTGATCCGGAAAATTAAAAAGCTGACAAGCATTCATCATGCCAAAAAGCTGCATAATGAAATTTTGATCGATTCCTCTGTAAAAAGTGAAAGCAAACTGGTTCGGCTGGCTATCAATGATTTGCATGAAGCCATTTCCGAGCGGAGAATCGTCACATTTCAATATGGAAGATATAATCTCAACAAGGAATTTGTTTTAAGCCACAATGGAGGGCAATACAGGGTCAAGCCGCTGGCGCTCACCTGGGTAAATGATTTTTATTATTTAATAGCCTATTACTTTGCTAAAGAAGAAATCCGCCATTACCGGATTGACCGTCTGCGCAATGTAAATATAACGGAAGAACAGTTCGCATATGAACCCTTTGATGTATCTAAGTATGTGAGCTCGACCTTTCATATGTATGCCGGCTCTGAAGAGTGGATAAAAATCCGGTTCCATAACGATCTGATCAACGTGATAATTGATAAATTCGGGCGGGATGCAGACATAAGAAAGCTTGATGAAAACCATTTCGTTTTAACAGCAAAAGCCATTGTGAGTGATGGTCTTGTCAAATGGCTCCTCAACTGGGGTAACCAGGCGAAGGTACTCTCGCCGTCCTCACTCATTGATCAAGTAACAAACGAAATCCGCCATATGATGGCTGTTTATGAAAAAGAAATGAATTAA
- a CDS encoding DUF4870 domain-containing protein, whose translation MNDYKMPSNDERLLAAAIYVTSFFTAFIGPLIIWLLKKNDSEFVDYHGKEYLNFLISYTIYSAISVVLMIILIGVITIWIVGILAFIFTIVAAVKAYEGKEYRIPLVFRILK comes from the coding sequence ATGAATGATTATAAAATGCCTTCCAATGATGAAAGGCTTTTAGCAGCAGCCATCTATGTAACCAGCTTTTTTACAGCTTTTATCGGACCGCTTATCATTTGGCTCTTAAAAAAGAATGACTCTGAGTTTGTAGATTATCATGGCAAGGAATATTTAAACTTTTTAATTTCCTATACGATTTACAGCGCCATCAGCGTAGTGCTTATGATCATCTTAATTGGGGTGATTACTATTTGGATCGTGGGAATCCTTGCTTTTATTTTCACGATAGTAGCTGCAGTCAAAGCGTATGAGGGCAAGGAGTACAGAATACCTTTAGTTTTCAGGATTTTAAAGTAA
- a CDS encoding undecaprenyl-diphosphate phosphatase, with product MSKLEAFILGIIQGLTEFLPISSTGHLYLGRHLFGLDEAGLFLDTMLHIGTLLAVLVVYKNELLQIVKKPFGKLSMLLIVGTIPAVIVGLLLSDMFDSISKSGVTIGWEFLFTGFILWIADGVKKGAKKMDRITYGDALFIGTFQAAAIFPAVSRSGLTIAAGLFRKLDRETAAYFSFLLSIPAIAGGIVMQFGELMSGHTEAITLGSMLMATLSSALFGYAAVVWMINFLKRKSLKIFAVYVWILGFTIIFLQMTGIF from the coding sequence ATGTCAAAGCTGGAGGCATTCATTCTGGGGATCATCCAGGGACTTACCGAGTTCCTGCCTATATCAAGTACAGGACATTTATATCTGGGGAGACATCTATTTGGGCTTGATGAAGCAGGACTCTTCCTTGATACAATGCTGCATATAGGAACTTTACTGGCAGTCCTTGTCGTTTACAAAAATGAATTGCTTCAAATTGTAAAGAAGCCATTCGGCAAGCTGTCGATGCTTCTGATAGTCGGGACGATTCCAGCCGTAATCGTCGGGCTCCTGCTGAGTGACATGTTCGATTCAATTTCAAAATCCGGTGTTACAATCGGCTGGGAATTTCTATTTACCGGGTTCATACTCTGGATTGCTGATGGTGTTAAGAAAGGTGCAAAAAAGATGGATCGCATCACATACGGAGATGCTCTGTTTATCGGCACTTTTCAGGCAGCTGCCATCTTTCCGGCAGTCTCCAGGTCCGGCTTAACCATTGCAGCAGGCCTTTTCCGAAAGCTCGACAGGGAAACAGCTGCTTATTTTTCCTTTCTGCTATCCATTCCGGCCATCGCAGGCGGCATTGTCATGCAATTTGGAGAATTGATGTCCGGCCACACTGAAGCCATAACCCTTGGCAGTATGTTAATGGCAACTTTGTCATCAGCACTCTTTGGCTATGCAGCAGTCGTTTGGATGATTAATTTTCTAAAACGAAAATCCTTGAAGATATTTGCTGTATACGTTTGGATATTAGGGTTCACCATTATATTCCTGCAAATGACCGGGATTTTTTAA
- a CDS encoding DedA family protein, with protein MEEIIASIFEILSQLGYAGIALGLMVEVIPSEIVLSYGGFLVGTGDIHFTGALLAGVAGGTFAQLFLYWLGVYGGRPVLDKYGKYLLIHKKHLDASEKWFEKYGTGVIFTARFIPVIRHAISIPAGIAKMPLSVFTVYTIAAMVPWTVLFLLLGMELGDHWRDIKEYAKPFILPIIVIALGSGVFYFFYKTRKS; from the coding sequence ATGGAAGAGATCATTGCCAGCATTTTTGAAATACTTTCCCAGCTGGGTTATGCCGGCATTGCACTTGGTTTAATGGTTGAGGTGATACCAAGCGAAATTGTCCTGAGCTATGGCGGCTTTTTAGTTGGCACAGGAGACATCCATTTTACAGGAGCCCTGCTTGCGGGGGTTGCAGGCGGAACATTTGCCCAGCTGTTTCTTTACTGGCTTGGCGTGTATGGCGGAAGGCCTGTTCTTGATAAATATGGAAAATATTTGCTGATTCATAAAAAACATTTGGATGCATCGGAGAAATGGTTCGAAAAGTATGGAACAGGAGTGATCTTTACGGCCAGATTTATACCTGTAATACGGCACGCCATATCCATCCCTGCAGGAATAGCCAAAATGCCATTATCGGTCTTTACTGTTTACACCATAGCTGCCATGGTGCCATGGACGGTCCTCTTTTTATTATTGGGAATGGAACTTGGTGACCACTGGAGAGACATCAAAGAATATGCAAAACCATTTATATTGCCGATAATAGTCATCGCTTTGGGCTCGGGAGTGTTCTATTTTTTTTACAAAACGCGGAAAAGTTAA
- a CDS encoding amidohydrolase: MMKILLKNAIIYPVTSPTFHGDVIVENGKILKTGKNLKSDSNVKIIDCHSHHLLPGFIDVHTHLGLYDEGTGWAGNDANETIEPLSPHIRAMDGVYPLDPAFADAVKYGITTAHIMPGSANVIGGTTSVIKTAGKNISKMIIQETAGLKIALGENPKRIHSHGNKDSITRMGIMGMLREAFYEALHCDNPDSFRFAPLVKALKREIPVRIHAHRADDIISAIRFAEEYNLDLRIEHCTEGHLIADELEGLNLKVSVGPTLTRRSKVELKNKTWKTYQQLTEHGVEVSITTDHPYTPVQYLNMCAAIAVREGLSEQKALEGITILPAKNLRIDNQLGSIEEGKDADLVLWNHHPFHFLSKPKWTMIGGNFVYRES, encoded by the coding sequence GTGATGAAAATTTTATTAAAAAACGCAATCATTTACCCTGTTACTTCCCCTACTTTCCATGGGGATGTAATAGTAGAAAACGGAAAGATTTTAAAGACAGGCAAGAACTTAAAGTCTGATTCAAATGTAAAAATTATTGACTGCCATAGCCACCACCTGCTTCCGGGCTTCATAGATGTTCATACTCATTTGGGCCTGTATGATGAAGGAACGGGATGGGCAGGCAATGATGCCAACGAAACAATTGAACCGCTTAGTCCGCACATTCGAGCGATGGATGGAGTATATCCTCTTGATCCGGCTTTTGCCGATGCTGTGAAATATGGCATAACAACTGCCCATATCATGCCAGGCAGCGCCAATGTAATTGGGGGAACAACTTCTGTTATTAAGACTGCAGGAAAAAATATCAGCAAAATGATTATACAGGAAACAGCCGGACTTAAGATTGCCCTTGGAGAAAATCCAAAACGGATTCACAGCCATGGCAACAAGGATTCAATTACAAGAATGGGGATAATGGGAATGCTGAGGGAAGCCTTTTATGAGGCTTTACATTGCGATAACCCTGACTCATTTAGGTTTGCACCGCTTGTAAAAGCGCTTAAAAGAGAAATTCCCGTCAGGATTCACGCGCATAGGGCAGATGATATCATTTCTGCCATCCGCTTTGCAGAAGAATACAATCTGGATCTTCGGATCGAACATTGTACAGAAGGCCATTTAATTGCGGACGAATTGGAAGGGCTGAATTTAAAGGTATCAGTCGGGCCCACTTTAACAAGGCGGTCCAAAGTGGAGCTGAAAAACAAAACCTGGAAAACGTATCAGCAGCTGACAGAGCATGGTGTTGAAGTTTCCATCACTACAGATCATCCCTACACACCTGTGCAGTATTTAAATATGTGTGCAGCTATTGCAGTCCGGGAAGGCCTTTCCGAACAAAAAGCCTTAGAAGGAATCACCATTCTGCCGGCAAAAAACCTCAGGATCGATAATCAGCTTGGGAGCATCGAGGAAGGAAAAGATGCCGATTTAGTATTGTGGAACCATCACCCATTCCACTTTCTTTCCAAGCCGAAATGGACAATGATAGGCGGAAATTTTGTGTACAGGGAATCGTGA